The following proteins come from a genomic window of Bombyx mori chromosome 18, ASM3026992v2:
- the LOC101745826 gene encoding tetra-peptide repeat homeobox protein 1, producing the protein MTPIYVLMVLFVASSLSRAKEIKEVHEKAVKRHVPLGYGYSHGLSGGLVGSGIGYAAGHSIGVGAPAIGIGNGPVGFATSGIGSGIGIGSGIGIGSGIGIGGGAGIGFGGGSAGIGGSGVGIAAGPAIGIATGPAVGAVGIAAPSVSVGAAPAVSTSVAVEPNPVILRQEVPRYITRTITRDVQVPVQVPVPFPVDRQVPFPVRVPVPVQVDRPVPVPVVHRVPVEVTRQVPVYYEKKVPYPVKVPVSVPVPYPVTVEKHVPVDRPVYVDRQVPVPHPVYVDRPVNVPVPVQVDRPVPVPHPVVVERRVPVPVSVQSVAAVPAVVGVSSIGGAGGIGAGGIGAGGIGIGGVGIGIGSIGGGGVGIGGLSGSGGLGIGGLSGYSGVSGLSSYGGYASGVPVVSSGFSSIPVSGHVSLSHGIPLSGASSYSKYYSHGH; encoded by the exons atgactCCGATCTACGTTTTGATG GTGCTGTTTGTAGCGAGCAGCCTTTCAAGAGCAAAAGAAATCAAGGAAGTTCACGAGAAAGCAGTAAAGAGACATGTTCCGCTTGGATATGGATACTCACACGGCCTATCTGGTGGTCTGGTAGGATCGGGCATTGGGTATGCAGCAGGTCATTCTATTGGCGTAGGAGCACCGGCAATAGGAATAGGAAATGGTCCAGTAGGATTCGCAACTTCAGGGATTGGGTCAGGGATCGGGATTGGGTCAGGGATCGGGATTGGATCAGGAATTGGTATTGGTGGTGGAGCGGGCATAGGATTTGGCGGTGGTTCAGCCGGAATCGGTGGTTCGGGTGTGGGTATTGCTGCCGGGCCAGCTATAGGAATCGCTACTGGTCCAGCAGTGGGAGCAGTGGGAATCGCTGCTCCATCCGTAAGCGTCGGAGCAGCCCCTGCAGTATCCACTTCTGTCGCTGTCGAACCCAATCCAGTTATACTCCGCCAAGAAGTACCCAGATACATTACGAGAACGATCACTCGCGACGTTCAAGTTCCCGTTCAAGTACCAGTTCCATTCCCAGTGGATCGGCAAGTGCCCTTTCCGGTCAGGGTTCCCGTTCCCGTGCAAGTCGACAGACCAGTACCAGTGCCGGTTGTCCATCGCGTTCCTGTCGAAGTGACGAGACAAGTGCCCGTTTATTACGAGAAGAAGGTGCCATACCCGGTCAAAGTTCCCGTGTCGGTGCCCGTACCTTACCCGGTTACTGTGGAGAAGCATGTGCCAGTCGACAGACCGGTTTACGTTGACCGTCAAGTACCAGTGCCACACCCGGTTTATGTGGATAGGCCGGTAAATGTCCCGGTCCCGGTTCAAGTGGACAGACCAGTTCCGGTGCCGCATCCCGTCGTTGTTGAGAGAAGAGTTCCAGTACCTGTTTCGGTGCAATCAGTTGCTGCAGTTCCTGCCGTTGTGGGCGTTTCTAGCATTGGTGGTGCGGGTGGTATTGGTGCTGGTGGTATTGGCGCTGGAGGTATTGGCATCGGTGGTGTAGGCATAGGGATCGGCAGTATAGGCGGAGGTGGAGTTGGCATTGGTGGTCTATCCGGTTCTGGTGGTCTAGGAATCGGTGGTCTATCCGGTTATTCTGGAGTGTCGGGCTTATCTAGTTATGGCGGATATGCTTCAGGAGTCCCTGTGGTGTCTTCTGGATTTTCCTCTATACCTGTTTCCGGTCATGTGTCGCTATCGCATGGTATCCCACTGTCAGGCGCCAGCAGCTACTCCAAATACTACTCTCATGGCCATTAG